Part of the Chthoniobacterales bacterium genome is shown below.
CGGCCCGCCGACCTCCCGCCTGCTTGCCTCGGCCGAGGAATTGCGCACCGTGCTCACTGGCCCCTTCAACCTGCCGGTCCCCGCCAAGCTTCCCCTCCCGACCCCGCAGCCGCCTCCCCCAGGCACGCGCGAGATCTAATCCGTCACGTCATCCAGCACAGGATCCAGCCCCGGCAGCTTGCGCGGCTTGCACAGCACCTTCGAGGTGTTCGCCACCCGGGCACACTTTCGACAATACCACCGTGGCTCTTTCACGATCGCCATTAACTGATCGGCATGCTTCTCGAGGTCCTTCCTGGACCAGTCGCAAAGAGTCTTTCCCATGAGAAAAATCTACACGAAATTCGGGGCGGAGAGTTGCAGAAGTTCTGCCTCGCATTTAGAATGATTCCAATTCCAGACATCATGAGCACTCAAACCGTCTCCAAGCCCACCTCGTCCGCCGTCTCCGCCGCTCTCCAAACTCTTCTCGCCGATTCCTACGCACTGATGGGCCAGACTCATCTCGCTCACTGGAACGTCGAAGGCCCGAACTTCTTCCAGCTTCACGTCGCCTTTCAGGGCCAATACGAAGAGCTTTTCGAAGCCATCGACGAAATCGCCGAGCGCCTGCGCGCCCTCGACGTTTACGCCCCCGGCGGCCTCGTCACCCTCGCCAAAAGTTCCACCATTCAGGAATTTTCCGTCGGCGCCGCTCCCGCAAAGGACTTCGTCGCTCACCTCGCAGAATCCCACGAGATTCTCGTCGCCGGTGCCCTCGAACTCCGTAAGGCCGCAGAGGCCGCCGCGGATCTGGAGACCCAGGACCTCGCCATCAAGCGCATCCAGACCCACGAGAAAACTCTTTGGATGCTCAAGAGCTTCCTGAAGAACCTCTAACGCATTTTTCCAAGGGAGGGACGGAGCTCCAGGAACTCCGCCCCTCCCCTGTTTTCTTCGAGAAAACAGCCTCTATCACCGCAAAGACTGGAATTCGAAGTTGCGAATGAATCTCATTCGCATATTTTGGGTGCATGTTGGGTTCGACTTCCTCGATTTCGCTCTCGTCCATCGCCGGCTGGCGAAGCGACGCTGCGCGCATTGTGGAGCAACTCTTTCCGGTCACACCTCCGGAAACCTGGAACCTTCTGATCGATCTCCGCCGCCAGCTTCTGGCAGGAAACGACTGGGCGTCCACGTTGAACACTTTCCTCGAGTGTCGAAAGGCACTTGAAACGGATCATTACCTGCCCTTTTACCGACTGCGTCGTCTGCTCACGGCCAGTTTACGTTTCGACGTTGGCGACGCCTCCCGCTCGATCGCCGTGGATTCCCTGGCAGACCTTCTTCGTCGCGGCCATCGATCGCTTGCGGACATGACCCGCGCCGTGCGTCGCGAAATTTTCGAGCATCAGCTCGACCTCCCGACCGCAGAGGTTCTCCCCCTGCGCCTCGTCGAGCGCGTCTAGGACATTTCCATTTTCCCGACACTCAAACGGTGGGGATCATTCGCGCGACAGGGAAAGCTCAACCGAGAGCCTGGGGTCACTTCGCAGATTGCGAAGTGGCGACTCTAACGGGATTCGAACCCGTGTATCCGCCGTGAAAGGGCGGTGTCCTAGGCCACTGGACGATAGAGTCAAACGAGCCGCAAAATATGCGGTGTCACCTGCTGTGTGGCAAGCCAGAATTTATCTTCCGATTCGTTTTTGCGCCTTCAGGAAATGGGAGGTGAAGCGGATTCGATCGGGGAGCACCGGCAGGATCGTCCGCAAGCTGGCCATGGTCGCGGTCAGCATGATCCGGGACACCGCAGTGCTGTGAAAACCCAGTCGCTCGCGCACCGGCGATGGCAGCGTCTCCGCAATGAGACCGCCGAAAGGGACCGCCAGCGCCCCCATCCAGCCCGGCGCCGCCGGTCGGGCCACGGCCCATGCGACCTCGCGGCAAAGCGGGATGGACGCCAGCTCCGGACCATTCAGCATCGCCGCATAATACGCACGGAATTCCCGTTCCGTCTGGGGCCCATAAGCCGGATCGAGCCCAAAACAGCGGCCGAAGATCCGCATGTCCCGATAGTGCTCCTCCCGTTCTCCGTCCGATAGTGGCGAAATCACTTGTTCGAAGATCCCGGTGCCGACGCTGATCAGGGTGGCGAGCACCCACATCTGCGCGGCAGGCGAGAAGGCATTGTAGGCCACCGGGTGATTTCCCTGCACGCGAGCGTGAATGGCCGCAACGCGCCGGCTCGTCGCGTCCGCCTCGGCGCGGGTCGCAAACGTGATCGTGTAAACCGCGTCGAGCGTGCGTCGCAGCCGGCCCATTGCATCGGACCGAAACTCGCTGTGGGCGGCGACTCCGGCGGCCACCTCGGGATGAGCGACTTGCAGGATTGCCGCCGCCGGGCCGCCAAGCAAAAGCGCATGTTCCCGGCTGAGGCGCCAGATTTGCGAATCCGGTCGAAACAGAAACTCGTCCGCTTCGTCGCCGGGATCCTTCATGGCCCGCTCAGGCGGCGATCACGCCGTCTTCGATGCGAAGAATGCGATCCCCGCGGCGGGCGAGGTTCGCATCGTGCGTGACGACAAGAATTGTGCGGCGGTCCGTGCGTCCCAGGCCGAGCAGCAATTCGATGATCGATTCGCCGGTCTGCGAATCGAGGTTGCCCGTGGGCTCATCCGCGAAAAGCACGCTGGGATCGTTCATCAGAGCGCGAGCGATGGCCACGCGCTGCTGCTCTCCGCCACTCAACTCCGCCGGCAGGTGATGCATGCGATCGGCCAGCCCCACGCGCTCGAGCAACGCCTGCGCGCGCTCCGCGGCCTCGCACCGTCCGATCATGGCGGGCACGAGCACGTTCTCGAGGGCGGTCAGTTCCGGCAGAAGAAAGTAGGATTGAAAAACGAACCCCATCCGCGAATTGCGGAGCTGCGACAATCGCGCGGCACCGATTCCATATACGCTCGTGTCTTCGAAAAGGACTTCCCCGGCCTCGGGGCGCTCCAGGCCAGCCAACGTGTAGAGCAGGGTCGTCTTGCCGGCGCCCGACGCTCCGCAGAGAAAAACGGTCTCCCCGGCGGCCACCTCGAGATCGATTCCCCGCAGGACGTCGATGGCGCGGCGACCGATTTTGAAGGAGCGCCGGAGACCGGTGGCGCGAAGCAGCGGAGCGTGGGACATGCCGCGGAATCTAGCGTGCAGACGCGCCCCGCGATAGTGCCTTTCCACTCGGAGTCAGCGTCGGTTTTTCGTTGAACAAAGCCACATCCAGAACGTCGATCACCGCCAGCACGCGAGCCAATCGCTCCCGGATCGCGGTGCGGGGATCGGTCCGCGCATCCACGATGCGGGCATTCCATCCGATCATGTCCTGGCCGCGTGTCCGGCCAATGAAGATCGCGCGTTCGTTGTGCGAAGGCTGGGACACCACGATGCAATCGGGCGCTCCGAACACCTCCGCTGCGCGCACGACGGAATCGAAGGTGCGCAACCCGGCCTCGTCGGAAAGGATACGATCCGCCGGCACGCCGCGCGCGACGAGGTCCTCGCGCATCATCCGCGGCTCATTGTAATAGGCATCCGTCCCGTTTCCACTCACGATCAGCTTCTCGACCTTGCCAGCCTTGAACAGTTCGGCGGCGGCATCGATCCGGTATTGATAATGCAGGTTCGGGCCGCCGGAAGTGAGATATTTCGAGGTGCCCAGCACGAGGCCCACCTTGCGCGCTGGCACGAGTTCCAGCCGATCATAGCACCGCCCCCAGGCCGCAATCTCCACCGCCAGTTCACAGAGGAGCCACCCGAGCACGACGGCGCCCACCGCCAGAGCGGCGAGGCGAAGGAGGCGGGCGATCCAGCGTTTCATGGCGACGCGATAAGGTCGGGGTTCCGGGAAAAAGAGACAAGCGGCGACTTCGGATTCCTCCCCGTCCCGTGGACGAACCGACCGGTCTGTGTTACCAGTCGGAATGGTCAAAAAGCTTCTCCACACGCGCTACCGCGTCACCGATCTCGAGAAAACCATCAGCTTTTACCGCGACGTTCTCGGCCTGGAAATGACCCGTCGGAGCAAGAGTCCCCGCGGCTCGGAACTCGTCTTCTTCAAGACCCCCGGAAGCGACGTCGAGATCGAGATCTGCAAGTTCGACGAAAGCGGTCCGGTGCAGGTCGGCCCCGACCTCACCCATCTCGCATTTCAGGTGGATGACATCGAGGCATTCGCAAAGCACTCCGCCGCCCTTGGTTATCCCCTCAGCGACGGCCCCACCAGGACGTCGAGTGGCTCCGTGATCGCCTTCATCGACGCCCCGGAGGGCTACGAAGTGGAGCTGATTCAGCGGTGAAGACAGCCAAGGCCGCTTCACCGCCGAGCAAAAGATCCTCAGGGGGTCGCGACGATCACCGCGGACGTGCGATCTTTGAATGAGGCCGTGAAAGAAACCTGCCCTTTCGAGTTGATTCCCGCCATCGGGTTGAAGCTGAGGGCCTCAATTTGCTTTGACTTCGTGCCGATCTTGATGGACTGGCCGACCACGGCAATGGGAGTCAGGTTATCTCCCGAGTTATCGGAAACCCAGACTCCCTTGGGATTGTAGGAATTACCGCCCGAGGAGATGGACACGCTCCCCAGGATTACCACGCGTCCGAGATTGTTGGCAGCGGCCAATTGCAGCGAACTAAAAGCTCCTTTTACGCCGTCATTCGCCGTCACGGAGGAGCCTACGGCGGCGATCTGCTTCAACCCGCTCCCATCGGAGTTCGCCCGATAGACCGCCCGTGAAACGGATCCCCCCGAGACATTCGCAATAAAGGCGCAGAGTTTTCCATTTCGGCTTGGGCCAACTGTGCCATCAAAATCCGTGAAAGAGCCCCCTCCCGGCGCTGCCGAGTTTTTCACAACGACAGGCTGAAGGTCTGGATTATTTCCCTGCCAGATTCCATCGAAACTGTCCCCCGTATCCGAAATATCGGCGACTACATAAGCGACATTGTTATCTGCGATCACGGGATTGGAGAACGACTGGAACGTCGTGGGGTAGGGCAGCCCAATTACATTGGCGTCTGTGGTGGCAATCACCCCGTAATCATTGGGGGAGCTGAAGGCAAATCCAGGAACGGATTTGTCAGCCGTAATCAGGAAATCAGCTCCGTAAGTCACCGATCCCTCTTTGTTGATGCTCATTATGACATCCTTGATTCCGTCGAAATAGCTTATGAATCCGGATAAACCCACATTTCGGAATCCGGAACCTTTCGGAATGGTGGTGCCGTAAACCGCCGTATCGGTATCCTTATAAGTCGTTTTATCCTTGGTGACCGTCTCTAGAATGTAAAGAAGCTGGCCCGCAAATCCCACCCGGTCCTTGTTGTTGATGGCAACATTTTCACTGATCCGATACAACGTCCCTGAACCTGGATAGGGATGGGTTGCGCCGTCACCGACCGGCGGTAAGAACGTATCGCTGACGACGTTCGGGTATCCGGCCTGAATCGCGAGCTTGGCACTCTTTTTGCCCGATTTCCTCACCAGAACCGAGTTGTTGCGAAACGAAGAAAGGCCCGTGCCGGCG
Proteins encoded:
- a CDS encoding DNA starvation/stationary phase protection protein, with the translated sequence MSTQTVSKPTSSAVSAALQTLLADSYALMGQTHLAHWNVEGPNFFQLHVAFQGQYEELFEAIDEIAERLRALDVYAPGGLVTLAKSSTIQEFSVGAAPAKDFVAHLAESHEILVAGALELRKAAEAAADLETQDLAIKRIQTHEKTLWMLKSFLKNL
- a CDS encoding oxygenase MpaB family protein, translating into MKDPGDEADEFLFRPDSQIWRLSREHALLLGGPAAAILQVAHPEVAAGVAAHSEFRSDAMGRLRRTLDAVYTITFATRAEADATSRRVAAIHARVQGNHPVAYNAFSPAAQMWVLATLISVGTGIFEQVISPLSDGEREEHYRDMRIFGRCFGLDPAYGPQTEREFRAYYAAMLNGPELASIPLCREVAWAVARPAAPGWMGALAVPFGGLIAETLPSPVRERLGFHSTAVSRIMLTATMASLRTILPVLPDRIRFTSHFLKAQKRIGR
- a CDS encoding ABC transporter ATP-binding protein, producing MSHAPLLRATGLRRSFKIGRRAIDVLRGIDLEVAAGETVFLCGASGAGKTTLLYTLAGLERPEAGEVLFEDTSVYGIGAARLSQLRNSRMGFVFQSYFLLPELTALENVLVPAMIGRCEAAERAQALLERVGLADRMHHLPAELSGGEQQRVAIARALMNDPSVLFADEPTGNLDSQTGESIIELLLGLGRTDRRTILVVTHDANLARRGDRILRIEDGVIAA
- a CDS encoding ElyC/SanA/YdcF family protein, which encodes MKRWIARLLRLAALAVGAVVLGWLLCELAVEIAAWGRCYDRLELVPARKVGLVLGTSKYLTSGGPNLHYQYRIDAAAELFKAGKVEKLIVSGNGTDAYYNEPRMMREDLVARGVPADRILSDEAGLRTFDSVVRAAEVFGAPDCIVVSQPSHNERAIFIGRTRGQDMIGWNARIVDARTDPRTAIRERLARVLAVIDVLDVALFNEKPTLTPSGKALSRGASAR
- a CDS encoding VOC family protein, yielding MVKKLLHTRYRVTDLEKTISFYRDVLGLEMTRRSKSPRGSELVFFKTPGSDVEIEICKFDESGPVQVGPDLTHLAFQVDDIEAFAKHSAALGYPLSDGPTRTSSGSVIAFIDAPEGYEVELIQR